One Cynocephalus volans isolate mCynVol1 chromosome 7, mCynVol1.pri, whole genome shotgun sequence genomic region harbors:
- the LOC134381730 gene encoding interferon-induced protein with tetratricopeptide repeats 1B-like — translation MAELKNAEDRRVKDSLAQLRCHFTWKFLIENSEIPDLENRVLDEIEFLDTKYNVGIHNMLAYVKHLKGQNEKALESLKEAEDLIQRDHANQSDMRSLVTWGNYAWVCYHLGRLAEAQTYLDKVESTCERLASPFRYRMKCPEMDCEEGWALLKCGGQNYERAKACFEKALEADPENAEFSIGYAIATYRLDSFNAAKKRTEGFSLHRLRQAIRLSPEDAYIKVLLALKLQEVGQEAEGEKYIEEALTNKSSQTYVYRYAAKFYRKKGSLDKALQLLKTALQATPDSVFLHH, via the exons ATGGCTGAACT taagaatgctgaagatcgTCGGGTCAAGGATAGCCTGGCTCAATTGAGATGTCACTTTACATGGAAGTTTCTAATTGAAAACTCTGAAATACCTGATTTAGAAAACAGGGTCTTGGATGAGATTGAGTTCCTAGACACCAAGTACAATGTGGGAATACACAACATGCTGGCCTATGTGAAGCACCTGAAAGGCCAGAATGAGAAAGCCTTGGAGAGCTTGAAAGAAGCCGAAGACTTAATCCAGCGAGATCATGCCAACCAATCGGACATGAGAAGCCTGGTGACCTGGGGCAACTATGCCTGGGTGTGCTACCACCTGGGAAGACTGGCAGAAGCCCAGACATACCTGGACAAGGTGGAGAGCACTTGCGAGAGGTTGGCAAGTCCTTTTCGCTATAGAATGAAGTGTCCTGAGATGGACTGTGAGGAAGGATGGGCCTTGCTGAAGTGTGGAGGACAGAATTATGAACGGGCCAAGGCCTGCTTTGAAAAAGCTCTGGAAGCAGACCCTGAAAACGCTGAATTCAGCATCGGGTATGCAATTGCCACCTATCGTCTGGATAGCTTTAATGCAGCAAAAAAACGCACGGAGGGGTTTTCTTTGCACCGCCTAAGGCAGGCCATCAGGCTAAGTCCAGAAGATGCATATATTAAGGTTCTCCTTGCACTGaagcttcaggaagtaggacaagaagctgaaggagaaaagTACATTGAAGAAGCTCTGACCAACAAGTCCTCACAGACATATGTCTATCGATATGCAGCCAAGTTTTACCGAAAAAAAGGCTCTCTGGATAAAGCTCTGCAGCTCTTAAAAACAGCCTTGCAGGCAACACCCGACTCCGTCTTCCTGCATCACTAG